In Carassius auratus strain Wakin chromosome 36, ASM336829v1, whole genome shotgun sequence, the following are encoded in one genomic region:
- the LOC113055465 gene encoding uncharacterized protein C1orf50 homolog: MDKTICLPQQPNKTTTVTLVETSSNPSGMALVSPYQTNRVGDPMDLVALAQQVQKGDDFIRANACNKLTVIAEQIRYLQEQARKVLEDAKKDAELHHAACNVVKKPGNMYYLYMRESGQRYFSILSPQEWGPSCPHKFLGAYKLQHDMSWTPQEEVERRDAEIGIMDKLLNRQTALPACTEPNFEGLSQ, encoded by the exons ATGGATAAAACAATCTGTCTACCACAACAACCCAACAAAACCACCACGG TAACTTTGGTGGAGACCAGCAGTAACCCGAGTGGAATGGCACTGGTGAGCCCCTACCAGACTAACCGTGTTGGGGATCCCATGGATCTAGTTGCTCTGGCACAGCAAGTACAGAAA GGAGATGACTTTATTAGAGCCAATGCTTGCAACAAACTTACAGTAATTGCTGAACAGATAAGATACCTTCAGGAGCAAGCAAGAAAG GTTTTAGAAGATGCCAAGAAAGATGCCGAGCTTCACCATGCTGCATGCAATGTTGTGAAGAAACCAGGAAACATGTATTATCTTTACATGCGTGAATCCGGACAGCGgtatttctccattctgtctcCACAG GAATGGGGTCCTAGTTGCCCTCACAAGTTCCTTGGTGCATACAAACTCCAACATGACATGTCTTGGACCCCACAAGAGGAGGTTGAAAGGCGGGATGCTGAAATTGGCATCATGGATAAACTGTTGAACAGACAAACTGCTCTACCAGCCTGTACTGAGCCCAACTTTGAAGGTCTTTCACAGTGA